The proteins below are encoded in one region of Pleuronectes platessa chromosome 14, fPlePla1.1, whole genome shotgun sequence:
- the LOC128455809 gene encoding interleukin-1 receptor type 2 isoform X2 codes for MVLWALMFALVIGEYVSGKPWLPPLTMNDGCYLVTSEVNVFRVEGEPIIISFPIFKSVLRALNIAPPKARFLITKDNETGGVAYDSNGRVQQREKQLWLLPAQASDSGEYICTYRNDTYCITGNITLEVFESSSVDMEKVSYQISAMVGERLTFRCPSLSDFNSTDRLIEWYKENSSTAFQSGRAGSLRRDSANLRIPAVSCSHAGVYTCQLRVLIDQQQYKVSRVILLNVEGVPGPEPQISTTAPDVSVTSVPGRNSSSYSTDQASPPVIVSPLNGSIFESPHGSGLEMSCKVLTRCHQADSTEVKWLVNGQSVESSYLDVRALQGGRRVTKVTEGCQIELRLAVVSVTEEDVGTELKCVTQNQAGRQEVVAQLHLEDSTFTWLVVAAVAVSCFLCVVSVFLYVLFKPNRERKLDYFLARQNSTF; via the exons ACGGCTGCTACCTGGTGACTTCAGAGGTGAACGTATTCAGGGTGGAGGGTGAACCTATCATCATCTCCTTCCCGATCTTCAAGAGCGTCCTCAGAGCCCTAAACATCGCCCCCCCAAAAGCAAGGTTCCTCATCACCAAGGACAATGAGACAGGAGGCGTGGCCTATGACAGCAACGGGCGTGTCCAGCAGCGTGAGAAGCAGCTGTGGCTCCTCCCAGCTCAGGCTTCAGACTCAGGGGAATATATCTGCACTTACAG GAATGACACCTACTGTATCACTGGGAATATCACGCTAGAAGTGTTCGAGTCCAGCTCTGTGGACATGGAGAAAGTGTCTTATCAGATTTCAGCCATGGTGGGAGAGAGGCTGACGTTCAGATGCCCGTCGCTGAGTGACTTCAACAGTACAGACAGACTGATAGAGTGGTACAAG GAAAACAGCTCCACTGCTTTTCAGTCAGGCAGAGCGGGCTCCCTCCGCCGGGACAGTGCTAACCTGAGGATCCCTGCAGTGAGCTGCTCACATGCAGGGGTGTACACCTGTCAGCTCCGAGTGCTCATCGACCAGCAGCAGTACAAAGTCAGCAGGGTCATCCTGCTTAACGTGGAAG GTGTGCCAGGACCAGAACCACAGATCAGTACCACTGCACCTGatgtctctgtgacctctgtccctgggagaaacagcagcagctacagcaCTGATCAAG CTTCACCACCTGTGATTGTTTCGCCGTTGAACGGGAGTATTTTTGAAAGTCCACATG GCTCAGGACTGGAGATGTCCTGCAAAGTGCTCACCAGATGTCACCAGGCAGACTCCACTGAGGTCAAATGGCTCGTCAATGGCCAATCAGTGGAGTCATCGTACCTGGATGTGCGGGCGCTGCAGGGGGGAAgaag ggtAACCAAGGTGACAGAAGGCTGCCAGATTGAGTTGAGGCTCGCTGTCGTGTCGGTAACGGAAGAAGATGTCGGGACGGAGCTGAAGTGTGTCACTCAGAACCAAGCAGGAAGACAGGAAGTAGTGGCCCAGCTTCATCTGGAGG ACTCCACATTCACATGGCTGGTGGTCGCTGCAGTGGCTGTGTCCTGCTTCCTCTGTGTGgtttctgttttcctttacGTCCTCTTCAAACCCAATAGGGAAAGGAAACTGGATTACTTTCTGGCTCGACAGAACAGCACCTTCTAA
- the LOC128455809 gene encoding interleukin-1 receptor type 2 isoform X1, translating to MVLWALMFALVIGEYVSGKPWLPPLTMNADGCYLVTSEVNVFRVEGEPIIISFPIFKSVLRALNIAPPKARFLITKDNETGGVAYDSNGRVQQREKQLWLLPAQASDSGEYICTYRNDTYCITGNITLEVFESSSVDMEKVSYQISAMVGERLTFRCPSLSDFNSTDRLIEWYKENSSTAFQSGRAGSLRRDSANLRIPAVSCSHAGVYTCQLRVLIDQQQYKVSRVILLNVEGVPGPEPQISTTAPDVSVTSVPGRNSSSYSTDQASPPVIVSPLNGSIFESPHGSGLEMSCKVLTRCHQADSTEVKWLVNGQSVESSYLDVRALQGGRRVTKVTEGCQIELRLAVVSVTEEDVGTELKCVTQNQAGRQEVVAQLHLEDSTFTWLVVAAVAVSCFLCVVSVFLYVLFKPNRERKLDYFLARQNSTF from the exons CAGACGGCTGCTACCTGGTGACTTCAGAGGTGAACGTATTCAGGGTGGAGGGTGAACCTATCATCATCTCCTTCCCGATCTTCAAGAGCGTCCTCAGAGCCCTAAACATCGCCCCCCCAAAAGCAAGGTTCCTCATCACCAAGGACAATGAGACAGGAGGCGTGGCCTATGACAGCAACGGGCGTGTCCAGCAGCGTGAGAAGCAGCTGTGGCTCCTCCCAGCTCAGGCTTCAGACTCAGGGGAATATATCTGCACTTACAG GAATGACACCTACTGTATCACTGGGAATATCACGCTAGAAGTGTTCGAGTCCAGCTCTGTGGACATGGAGAAAGTGTCTTATCAGATTTCAGCCATGGTGGGAGAGAGGCTGACGTTCAGATGCCCGTCGCTGAGTGACTTCAACAGTACAGACAGACTGATAGAGTGGTACAAG GAAAACAGCTCCACTGCTTTTCAGTCAGGCAGAGCGGGCTCCCTCCGCCGGGACAGTGCTAACCTGAGGATCCCTGCAGTGAGCTGCTCACATGCAGGGGTGTACACCTGTCAGCTCCGAGTGCTCATCGACCAGCAGCAGTACAAAGTCAGCAGGGTCATCCTGCTTAACGTGGAAG GTGTGCCAGGACCAGAACCACAGATCAGTACCACTGCACCTGatgtctctgtgacctctgtccctgggagaaacagcagcagctacagcaCTGATCAAG CTTCACCACCTGTGATTGTTTCGCCGTTGAACGGGAGTATTTTTGAAAGTCCACATG GCTCAGGACTGGAGATGTCCTGCAAAGTGCTCACCAGATGTCACCAGGCAGACTCCACTGAGGTCAAATGGCTCGTCAATGGCCAATCAGTGGAGTCATCGTACCTGGATGTGCGGGCGCTGCAGGGGGGAAgaag ggtAACCAAGGTGACAGAAGGCTGCCAGATTGAGTTGAGGCTCGCTGTCGTGTCGGTAACGGAAGAAGATGTCGGGACGGAGCTGAAGTGTGTCACTCAGAACCAAGCAGGAAGACAGGAAGTAGTGGCCCAGCTTCATCTGGAGG ACTCCACATTCACATGGCTGGTGGTCGCTGCAGTGGCTGTGTCCTGCTTCCTCTGTGTGgtttctgttttcctttacGTCCTCTTCAAACCCAATAGGGAAAGGAAACTGGATTACTTTCTGGCTCGACAGAACAGCACCTTCTAA